The stretch of DNA CACGGCCAGTTCACGGGCGGGATTGGCCTGGTCGGGGCGTGGGCGAAACTTGTTTGACTGTGACGCCGTGTCGGGTCGGGACGCAGAACTTGCCTCTGACGTGGGGCGGTCAGTCTTTGCCTTACTGGGGTGAGGATGGCGGGAGCGAATCACTCTGCCAGCATACGGCGGAATAGATGAAATGCAGTGAATGCGTCGGGAGAGCAATGGCCTCCTGACCATTGAAGCGGCGCGGCGTGCTGACCAGCTAGGAAAATTGTATTCACTCCAACAAAAACCGTTTTCTCTGACGACAACGTGAAATAAAAGCTAACCCAGGGCCAGGGACTTGTCTTGTCAAGTGACAGGGCGGCACCTATAATGAGGGGCGAACATCCCCGTTCATTCCCCTCAGCGCTGCGTGAGATTTTGGCTCGCGTGCAAAACCCTCCGCAACTGGCTGCATTCTCAGCGTTGCTGGAGCAAGCGGAATACGGTGGCCCTGTTCTCCACTTCATTCGTCTGGTTTTACTGGAAGCGGTTCACCGCCGATCCACCCAAGGAGCATTATGAAGAAAGCCTTGACACTGTTGTCTCTCGCCCTGCTGGGCAGCGCCCTGACCTCTCAGGCTGGCGCGGCCACCCTCACCGTCTGGACCCACTTTGGCGGCCCCGAACTGGCATGGCTCAAGTCTCAGGCTGCCGACTTCACCAAGAAGACGGGCACCCAGATTTCGCTCGTCAGCGTGCCCTTCGACAACATTCCTGACAAGTTCATTCAGAGTGCGCCCAAGGGCCAAGGCCCCGACGTCGTGGTGACGCTGCCCCAAGACCGCCTGGGCCAGTTGGCCGCTGCCGGTGTTGTGGAGCCGATGGACAAGTACGTGACCAGCCGCACTGATTTTGACAAGACCGCACTGACGGCCATGACCTACAAGGGCAAGCTGTTTGGCCTGCCTATGTTCGCCGAAAGCGTGGCGCTGGTGTACAACAAGAAGCTCATCCCTACCGCGCCCACCACCTGGAACGCCTTCCTTGCAGCGGCCCAGAAGAACACTGGCAATGGTAAGTTCGGCTTCCTCGCCGACCTGAGCAACGCCTACATGAACTACGGCGTGGTCAGCGCTTACGGCGGCTACGTGTTCAAAAACACCAGTGGCACCCTGAACCCCAAAGACATCGGCCTTGCCAACGCCGGAGCCGAAAAAGCCAGCGCGTTCCTGAACGACCTGCGCTACAAGTACAACCTCGTACCCGAGGGTGTAGACGGCGGCGCAGCCAAGAGTGCGTTCGTCGACGGACGCCTCGCCATGTTGCTCACCGGCCCCTGGGACATCGGCGACATCAAAAAAGCAGGCATCGACTACGGGATCGCCGCCTTCCCCACCCCTCCCGGCGCAACCGGCAAGTGGAGCCCCTTCGTGGGTGTGCAGGGCACCATGATCAACGCCTACGGTAAGCAGAAGGCCGCTTCGGCGCAGTTTGCCAAGCAGATCTCTTCCAGCACCGCGCAGGTCAGCTTTAACAAGGCCGGGGGCCGTATTCCCATCAGCCTCAGCGCCCGCACCAAACTGAAGTCCGACCCCGTGGTGGCAGGCTTCGGCAAGACCATCAGCATGGGCACTCCTATGCCCAACATTGTGGAAATGGGGAGCGTGTGGGGGCCTTGGAGCGCCGCGATTGCCCAGAGCGTGCAAAAGCCCAACCAGAACTACTCGCAGATTCTGGACAAAGCCGTTTCCGAAATTAACAGCAACATCAAGTAAAGTCAGACCTTTTGAATGAGAACGGACAGGCCATAGACGCCTGTCCGTTCTCATTGCTCCGGCTGTGCACCATCAAACGAGTGCAAAGAACAGCTGGCTAGGTCAATGCTGAGGCCACCCGCCCACAGAGTTGCAGTCAATTCAGATGACGCCCACAATAGGGCGCACTTGACACCAAGTTTTTTAAGGAGGTTTTAGAACCGATGACCACGTCCCTGCCTCTTCCTGCCAAACGCACCACTGTTCCCCCGGAGGGAACCCGCGGCGTACTGATCGCCATTTTGGTGCTGACGGTGTTACTGGGCGGCGCGGCCCTGATCGGCTGGCTGCTGGCGAGTGTTACGGCCCGCGCCCTGCCTGACGCCCCCCCGTACATGATTCTGGTGTACACCCTGGGCGCACTGCTCGTGCTGACGCCTATTACGGGGCGGCTGGTGCCATGGATCGTCAACTGGTTTTACCTGTTTCCGGCGCTGGTGTTCGTGATCGCCTTTACGGTGCTGCCCATCATCCTGACCGTCAATTACGCCTTTACCAACTACAGCGGCCAGAACAGCGGCAACCCGGATTCGGGTGTCAGAACAGCGGCGACGCTGAGCGCAGACCGCCGCGTGGTCACTCTGGGCGAAACGCCGGAAGCCGATTCGGTGCAGGCCTATCTGCGTTGCCGGGCGGCCACCTGTGTGGGCGATACCCTGGTGCTGCTGGACGAGGACGCTTCGTCGCCTGTGCGGGCGCGGATTGCCAGCATTCAGGGCAACAGCGTGACGCTGACGGCCCCCGTTGCCGCCGGATTCGCGCTGGCCGACGTGACCCGCATCAACCGCATCGAGCGCGTGGGCCTCGCCAACTTTCAGGAAATTTTTTCCAAGGCCAGCAGTGCGCTGTGGCCTGTCTTCCTGTGGACAATCATCTTTGCCTTTTCGACTGTAGTCATCAACGGTCTGGCGGGCCTGATTCTGGGCATCTTGCTCTACAACAAGCGTCTGAAGGGCCGCAACATCTACCGCACGTTGCTGTTCTTGCCGTGGGCCATTCCCGCCGTCATCAGCGTGCAGATGTGGGTGGCGCTGTACAACCAGCAATTCGGCATCGTGAATAAGGCGCTGGGGCTGCTGGGCTTTGCCGCCGTGCCCTGGCTCAACGATCCACTGTGGGCCAAAGTCTCTATTCTGCTGGTCAACCTGTGGCTGGGCTTTCCCTACATGATGACCGCCACCATCAGCGCTCTGGCCACCATCAACGAAGACTTGTACGAAGCTGCCTCCATCGACGGCGCGAGCCGCTGGCAGCAAATCCAGTCCATCACCCTGCCTCTGCTGCGAACGGCTTTTACCCCGATTCTGCTGTCGGGCTTTGCCTTCAACTTCAACAATTTCGGCATTATTTATCTGCTCACGGCGGGCGGCCCGGCTCAGGAAGGCCGCGAAAGCACCGCGCAGAGTACGGACATTTTGCTGTCTTGGGGCTATAACACTGCTTTTGCCAGTGCAGGCGGCCAGAATTATGCCCTGGCCAGTGCCATTGCCCTGATCATCTTTTTCCTGACGCTCGCCATCAGCCTCGTCAACTTTAAGGCCGCTGGCGTGTTCGAGGAGGCCCGCAAATGACTGCCCTTCCGACTCCCCAAAATCTGCCGCCCGGTGGGTACGTGCACAAGGAACCGAGCGCACTGCGCCGCGCCGCGCCCTGGCTGGTGGCCGCTGCTGTCGTCATCGGCTTTCTCGTGCTGGGCTACTTTTTGGCCCGCAACATGGCGGGCAGGCCCAAAAGTTTCACCATCTATTTTGTAGAAAGAGGCTGGATTCGCTTCCTGCTGTTCCTGCTGGCCGCCAGCGGCGTGTTGGCCCTCACCAGCCTGATCGGGCAGAGAATCGGCATAGCCCGCACCGGGCGCAAAATCAGTTACGCCGCCGTGCTGGGCGATCAACTGACGCACCTGTTCCTGATGCTGGTCGTGCTGACTGCCATCTATCCACTGCTGTACGTGCTGATTGCGGCCTTCGACCCCCGCAATAGCCTGTTCGCCTTCCCCAATTTCTCTGACCCCAACATCTTGTACCGCTCTGGTTTGCTGCCCAATTTGCAGGTGCTCAGCTTTGAAAACTACGCCGCACTGTTCGACGGTGTAACTATTCCGGGCTGGCAACTGGTCTTGGCCGGGATCGTGGGCGCGGCCCTGACCGCCCTGCTGATTCTGGCCATCATCGGCAGAGTGGGCCGCGAGAGCGAACGCCTGACGCAGGCGCGGGCCTGGGCCATGCGTGCTCTGATCGCCGCACTCGCCCTGCTGGTCATCTTTATGGTGCCCTCGCAGTTTACGGGGCAAGGCAATGAGAGCAAATTCCTGCTGTCGGTACGCAACACGCTACTAGTGTCGGGCGTCACGGGCTTCCTGGCGATTGTTCTCAGTACCACCGCAGGCTACGCGATGGCCCGTCTGCGCTTTCCAGGCCGGTTCCAGATGCTGCTGTTTTTTATCTTTATTCAGATGTTCCCAGTCTTCCTGGCGCTGGTGGCCGTGTACACCCTGATGGTCATTCTGGGTCTCGTCAACACCTTTACGGGCCTGATTCTGGCGTACTCTGGCGGCGCGATTGCCTTCAACACCTGGATTTTCAAGGGCTATGTGGAAAGCCTGCCGGAGTCGCTGGAAGAAGCCGCGATGGTGGACGGCGCGACCCGCTGGCAAACGTTCTTACAGGTGGTCTTGCCCCTGTCGGGCGGCATTCTGGTCTTCATTTTCCTGAACCAATTTATCGGCACCTACGCCGAATTCATTCTGGCAAGCATCCTGCTGACGGGCGTGGATCAGTGGACGGTGGGCGTGATGCTCCGCAGCTTTACCACCGGGCAATTCAGTACCAAGTGGGGCATCTTTTCGGCCGCCGCTACCCTGGGTGCGCTTCCGATTATTGCCCTCTTCTACGGTTTCCAGGGCTACTTCGTGGGCGGAACCGTATCCGGCGGCGTGAAGGAATAGGAATAATCCAACCCGTTTGAATGCCGAAAAAGCAGGCTCCCCAAGTCACCGGGGAGCCTGCTTCTGTGGTTGTATCTGTTACAGGTGCTTACGCTTTGGCCGTCAGGCGGTCAATAGTGGCGCGTACCGAAATGGGGAACTCGGTGTCGAAATCCAACGTCAGGAACGACATTTCAGGGTAACGGCGCAGGGTTTCCGAAGACGGCGTCTCTTCGGTGATCTGCTGCCAGCCAACCGCCAGGGCGTACACATGCACGATGATCTTGAGGGTCAGGTCGGGCTCGAAGGGCATCTGGGCAATGACTTCTTGCAGCATCCGGCGCACGTCGCGCTTGAAGTTCAGGGTCAGTTCGGGGCGCACATTGCGCTCCAGTACCGTGCCCAGCAAGATCAACAGGCGGCGCAGGGCCTCATAGCCTTTAGAAGAATCGATGATGACATCGGCAACGTCATTGGGCGTTTTGGGCTGGCGCTCGGCCAACATGCCGGTCAGGTGTGCCAGCCACTGCTGCAGATGCTCGGTCAGCAGGGCCAGGAACAATTCTTCTTTGGTATCGAAGTACAGATACAGGGTGCCTTTGGCAAGTTTGGCCTCACGTGCCACCTGGTTCATGCTCAGGTCAGCGTAAGGCGTATTCGTCCAGAGACGTTCGGCGGCACGGAGGATATCGTCGCGTCGCTGAGATTTTTCTTCAGGGCTACGCGCACGGGCGGGACGGGGAGTTTCGCTGACCACGAGTCAGACCTTATCCTTTTAACTGTCCAGTTGGCTGTGAACTCATTCACGGTTCACTTAACCGGTTGTTCAATTAAATAGGCTACCGCAGGACTAAAAACGTACCCTCACAGGTGATCTGCTATTCAAATCTGCTGTGAGAAATATGTGCATGATAGTTCAGCATCAAGCAAAATGACGTTGAGGCGCTTGTCTGACCAGAATGTCTGAATAAAGTTCCAATGTAAAGCGGTTGCTTCACGTGCGTTGACGGAACTCCTACACCCCCAATTGGGGGATGCTCTACTTTCGCGCCTCTACTACTTACGCCAATCCACACGCCCGCTGAAGTAGCAAGTGCAATTCGTCGCGCCCCAAACGCCGGGGCACAAGTGCCAACTGGGCAGGCAAGGTGCTCAGTCCGGGCACGGTAGGCAGATAGCGGAACTCAGGACGAACGATCAGGTCGCGGCCAGCCGTCAGGGCCACCACAAAATTCAGTTGCAGTTCAAAGTGTGCGTTCAGTTCGGCCCGCAGTGGGTCGGCGTCACCTGACAGGAGGGCCAGCAGCGCCGGATGGGTTTCGAAGCCGTCTTCGAGTTGACTGAGTAACCGGGCCGTATCGAGGAACAGGGCCGCACCCGGCAGCGCATACCCGGCGATTCGGCGGCGGCATAGGTCGGGCGAATCGCCGCGCACAATACTGATGTCCCGGCCTGACCGCAGCGCACCGCCCAGCAACCCCCACAGCCTCCCCAGGCTGGAATACCGCGCCAGTTCCACATATCCGGCAGGTTTTGCAGGCAGGGGGAGAGTGGGCCTGTCTGCTTTGGGCAGCGTCATGGAGCGGCAACTGAGGACGAAAAGAGGGGCATACCCCATGCTAGAGGCCCCCCAACCCTCCGCCCCACGCTCTTTAAAGAATGAATGAACAGGCAGACAGCACAATCGCAAGAATTAAAACTTTGTACCGAGTACAAAATATGTCAAACTAAGGGCATGACCTCTCCTGCCAAGGACGCGACGGCTTCCAATCCGATGGCCCCTAATCCGATGGATCTGCTGGCCCAGATTGACCTTCAGGCGCTGGGCAAACTGAGCGGGCGCGTAGACCTGCCTGCCCTGCTGAACGCTGCCTCACGCATGAGCGATGGTCAACTGAAGCAACTGACGCGCATGGTGTCGGGCGACACGGGCAAAAAGGCAGCGTTGCCCACCGCCAACGGCGACTTTTATGGCCTGATGGACACCCTGACGGACGATGAGCGCGAGGTGGCCGCACAGACCAAAGAGTTTATGCACACGCACGTTGCGCCCATCATGAACGAATACTGGAGCCGCGACGAGTTCCCCAAACACCTGATTCCTGAACTGCGGAAGCTAGATTTGTTGCGTAAAATCTGGAACGAGGACGGCACGCGCAAACCCAACGCCACCATTATTGAAGGGCTGGTGACGCTGGAAGCCTGCAAAGTAGACGTCAGTACGGCTGTCTTTTTCGGCGTGCATGCGGGCCTTGCCTTTGCCTCCATCGCGCTGGGCGGCAGCGCCGAGCAAAAAGCCGAATGGCTGCCCAAAATGATGGATCTGGAGACCATCGGTGCTTTCGGCCTGACTGAACCCGAGGGCGGCTCTCAGGTGAGTCAGGGCATGCGAACCACCTGCAAGCGCGACGGCGACGGCTGGATTCTGAACGGCGAGAAAAAGTGGATCGGCAACAGCACCTTCAGTGACCTGACCGTGATCTGGGCACGCGACGTGGACACCCAGGAAGTGCGCGGCTTTATCGTGCGGGCCGGAACGCCGGGCTTCGACGTCAAGAAGATCGAGGGCAAGATCGCCCTGCGGATCGTGGAAAACGGGCACATTACTCTGGAGAACTGCCGGATCGAGGAACGTGACCGCCTGCAAGCCGTGCAAGGTTGGCGCACCACCGCCGACGTGCTGCGCCTGACCCGTGCGGGCGTGGCGTGGCAGGGCGTGGGCTGCGCGATGGGAGCCTACGAACTGGCCCTCACCTACAGCCAGACCCGCAAGCAGTTCGGCAAGCGCATCGGCGAATTTCAACTGATTCAGAATCACCTCGTGCATATGCTCGGCAACGTGACCAGCATGTTTACGCTGTGCCTGCGCCTGTCCTATATGGCAGACCGGGGCGAGATGAACGACGAACACGCCGCACTTGCCAAGGTGTTTACCGCCGCCCGCTGCCGCGAAACGGTGGCCTTTGCCCGCGAAACCTTCGGTGGCAACGGCATCCTACTGGAACACGGCGTCGCCAAGCACTTTGCCGACACCGAAGCGATCTACAGCTATGAAGGCACGAACGAGATTAATACGCTGGTGGTGGGGCGGGCGATTACGGGCCTCAGCGCCTTTGTCTAAAAGCCGTGAGTATGGAGTGGTGAGTGGGAAAAGATAAGGGCTGACTGTAGGACGTGGATCGTGGAAAAGGCTAAAAGCCCAAACCATGATCCACGTTTTACGTTCTACTCTCCCCCATTCTCCGCACCCCGTCCCGAATCGCTTCCGGGGGCAAGTGGGCGTACCCCAGCAGTACGGCGGGCGGACGGGGCAGCACGGCCAGTGGGGCAGCGGGCGTGAGAGCCACATCGGCGCGGCGGGCAATGGCCACAGCGTCGGCTTCGGTCAGGTGGGGGGGCAGCGTGACATGTACGTGCAGGCCGGCGCGAGCGGGGGTGGGTTGCCAGCCGGGAAGATGAGCGGCCAACGCTTCCAGCAGCGTGTCGTGGCGGTGGCGAATGTTCTGGCGGGCGCGGCGCAGGTGGCGGGCGTAGGCTCCAGAAGAGAGGATGTCGGCCAGCGCGAGGGCGTCCAGCACACCGGGAGCACGGTCAGTGAGGGGGCGGGTTCCGGCCAGCACGCGCACCACATCGGGCGGGGCCACCAGATAACCGCTGCGGGTCACAGGGGCAAGGCTTTTGCTGAAGCTGCCTAGCAGCAACACCCGGTCAGGCGCGAGGCCCTGCATCACGGCTGGGGGCCGCGCCGTGTGGTGCAGGTCGGCGGCGTAATCATCTTCCAGAATGAAGGCTCCGCAGGCCCGCGCCCAAGCGATCACGGCCTGACTTCGGGCAGCGGGCAGGGCGGCGGTAGTGGGGTACTGACAGCCGGGAGTGACATAGAGCAGCGTGGCGTGTGCGGGCAATGCCGCTGGATCGATGCCCTGCTCATCAACGGGGACGGGTAACAATGTGGCTCCGGTGGCGGCGAGGGCGGCCCGCGCTCCCGGATAGGTGGGGTCTTCGGTGGCGGCCACCCGGCCCTCTTCCAAAAATACACGGGCCAGGGCGTCCAGTGCCCATTGCGTGCCGCCCGTCAGCATCAGCATGTCGGGCGTGACCCGCGCGCCGCGTTCGGCATTCAGGTAGGCGGCAAGGGCGCGGCGGGTTTCCAGCGGGCCGAGTTCGTTCAATCCCGGCTCAGTCGGCAAATTAGACGGCAGGCCCAATGAACCCGAACTGGCCTGCCCCGCCCGCCGTGCCAGAGCCAAAGCCCAGGCTCCCGCCGGGTACAAGTCGGGTACAGGTTGGCCCACCCGGAAATCCACCGCGTACACGCCGCCCGCGTCGGTGATTCGGCCTGCGAGGGCGCGGGTGGCCCACGCACTCAGCGGCAACGGGGAGGTGCTGGCAGCAGCAACAGCGGAAGCGGGCGGCACAGCCACACGGGTTCCAGACCGCTCGCCCGCGCTGACGTACCCCTCGGCCTGAAGCTGCGCCAGGGCATCTACCAACGTATTGCGCGACACACCCAACTGCGCGGCCAGTGTGCGGTGTCCGGGCAGCCGTGCTCCCTGCACCAACACGCCGCGCTGCACGGCGTCACGCAGGGTGCGGGCCACGCGGGCGTGCAGTACCTCACCGGGCAGCGTGGGCAACAGGTCGGGGATGGAGGTCATACTGATTCCGATTGAATCCAGTAGTTTAGGGATTCAATTCGAGCAAAGCGAGTCAGAAAGAGTACGGGTGCCGGGAGATGAACGGACAGGCGGTGGCCGTATTGATCAGCAGGGCCGACTGTCCGGGAATCATATGGAGCCCGTATCAAGCCCGCCCGAATTCCCGCGCCAGCCACTCCACCTGGCCGCCCTCCGCCCGCAGTGCCCCACCTGCCACCTCCAAAAAGCGTTCCCGCGCCGCCTCCGCTTCGGCCTGAGTTATGCCATGCGCCGCGGGGTCGGCCAGCAAGGAGCGCAACAGCGGAAACACGGGCGTATCGGCGTGAACAGTGGCGCCTACGGTTACGTCGGCCTGCCATTTCAGCAGAAAATCCAGCGCATACGGCCCCGGCTCCAGCACGCAGCCGCCGGGATACGGAATGCGCTTGGGGGCGGGGAAAGTCACGGAAGCGGTTTGGGTCATGGGGACAGAATGCGCCCAGTCAGGCACGTCTGCAAGCACATTAGCCTCAATCCGTCCAGCCCACGATCAGTGCCAGTTCCAGCCACTTCCAGACCACATCGGCGCGCGCGAATCCGCTTTCACGCAGCCACGCCACTTGATCCCACGCGGGCGCAAGCTGGTTGCTGGGGTCTTCTTTGCCGCCCAGTAGGTCGAGAAAGCGGGTGTGTTCGTGGGCATCCACGCTGGCGACGTGCTCCAAATTCAGCACCAGACCGCCCGGATTCAGCAGGCCGCGCAATTCGGTGTACAGCTCGCGCTTCCGCAGATCAGACAGATAGTGTATGGCAAAG from Deinococcus sp. QL22 encodes:
- a CDS encoding ABC transporter permease subunit, encoding MTTSLPLPAKRTTVPPEGTRGVLIAILVLTVLLGGAALIGWLLASVTARALPDAPPYMILVYTLGALLVLTPITGRLVPWIVNWFYLFPALVFVIAFTVLPIILTVNYAFTNYSGQNSGNPDSGVRTAATLSADRRVVTLGETPEADSVQAYLRCRAATCVGDTLVLLDEDASSPVRARIASIQGNSVTLTAPVAAGFALADVTRINRIERVGLANFQEIFSKASSALWPVFLWTIIFAFSTVVINGLAGLILGILLYNKRLKGRNIYRTLLFLPWAIPAVISVQMWVALYNQQFGIVNKALGLLGFAAVPWLNDPLWAKVSILLVNLWLGFPYMMTATISALATINEDLYEAASIDGASRWQQIQSITLPLLRTAFTPILLSGFAFNFNNFGIIYLLTAGGPAQEGRESTAQSTDILLSWGYNTAFASAGGQNYALASAIALIIFFLTLAISLVNFKAAGVFEEARK
- a CDS encoding PLP-dependent aminotransferase family protein, producing the protein MTSIPDLLPTLPGEVLHARVARTLRDAVQRGVLVQGARLPGHRTLAAQLGVSRNTLVDALAQLQAEGYVSAGERSGTRVAVPPASAVAAASTSPLPLSAWATRALAGRITDAGGVYAVDFRVGQPVPDLYPAGAWALALARRAGQASSGSLGLPSNLPTEPGLNELGPLETRRALAAYLNAERGARVTPDMLMLTGGTQWALDALARVFLEEGRVAATEDPTYPGARAALAATGATLLPVPVDEQGIDPAALPAHATLLYVTPGCQYPTTAALPAARSQAVIAWARACGAFILEDDYAADLHHTARPPAVMQGLAPDRVLLLGSFSKSLAPVTRSGYLVAPPDVVRVLAGTRPLTDRAPGVLDALALADILSSGAYARHLRRARQNIRHRHDTLLEALAAHLPGWQPTPARAGLHVHVTLPPHLTEADAVAIARRADVALTPAAPLAVLPRPPAVLLGYAHLPPEAIRDGVRRMGESRT
- a CDS encoding TetR/AcrR family transcriptional regulator, which codes for MVSETPRPARARSPEEKSQRRDDILRAAERLWTNTPYADLSMNQVAREAKLAKGTLYLYFDTKEELFLALLTEHLQQWLAHLTGMLAERQPKTPNDVADVIIDSSKGYEALRRLLILLGTVLERNVRPELTLNFKRDVRRMLQEVIAQMPFEPDLTLKIIVHVYALAVGWQQITEETPSSETLRRYPEMSFLTLDFDTEFPISVRATIDRLTAKA
- a CDS encoding maltose ABC transporter substrate-binding protein, encoding MKKALTLLSLALLGSALTSQAGAATLTVWTHFGGPELAWLKSQAADFTKKTGTQISLVSVPFDNIPDKFIQSAPKGQGPDVVVTLPQDRLGQLAAAGVVEPMDKYVTSRTDFDKTALTAMTYKGKLFGLPMFAESVALVYNKKLIPTAPTTWNAFLAAAQKNTGNGKFGFLADLSNAYMNYGVVSAYGGYVFKNTSGTLNPKDIGLANAGAEKASAFLNDLRYKYNLVPEGVDGGAAKSAFVDGRLAMLLTGPWDIGDIKKAGIDYGIAAFPTPPGATGKWSPFVGVQGTMINAYGKQKAASAQFAKQISSSTAQVSFNKAGGRIPISLSARTKLKSDPVVAGFGKTISMGTPMPNIVEMGSVWGPWSAAIAQSVQKPNQNYSQILDKAVSEINSNIK
- a CDS encoding acyl-CoA dehydrogenase family protein; amino-acid sequence: MTSPAKDATASNPMAPNPMDLLAQIDLQALGKLSGRVDLPALLNAASRMSDGQLKQLTRMVSGDTGKKAALPTANGDFYGLMDTLTDDEREVAAQTKEFMHTHVAPIMNEYWSRDEFPKHLIPELRKLDLLRKIWNEDGTRKPNATIIEGLVTLEACKVDVSTAVFFGVHAGLAFASIALGGSAEQKAEWLPKMMDLETIGAFGLTEPEGGSQVSQGMRTTCKRDGDGWILNGEKKWIGNSTFSDLTVIWARDVDTQEVRGFIVRAGTPGFDVKKIEGKIALRIVENGHITLENCRIEERDRLQAVQGWRTTADVLRLTRAGVAWQGVGCAMGAYELALTYSQTRKQFGKRIGEFQLIQNHLVHMLGNVTSMFTLCLRLSYMADRGEMNDEHAALAKVFTAARCRETVAFARETFGGNGILLEHGVAKHFADTEAIYSYEGTNEINTLVVGRAITGLSAFV
- a CDS encoding sugar ABC transporter permease; protein product: MTALPTPQNLPPGGYVHKEPSALRRAAPWLVAAAVVIGFLVLGYFLARNMAGRPKSFTIYFVERGWIRFLLFLLAASGVLALTSLIGQRIGIARTGRKISYAAVLGDQLTHLFLMLVVLTAIYPLLYVLIAAFDPRNSLFAFPNFSDPNILYRSGLLPNLQVLSFENYAALFDGVTIPGWQLVLAGIVGAALTALLILAIIGRVGRESERLTQARAWAMRALIAALALLVIFMVPSQFTGQGNESKFLLSVRNTLLVSGVTGFLAIVLSTTAGYAMARLRFPGRFQMLLFFIFIQMFPVFLALVAVYTLMVILGLVNTFTGLILAYSGGAIAFNTWIFKGYVESLPESLEEAAMVDGATRWQTFLQVVLPLSGGILVFIFLNQFIGTYAEFILASILLTGVDQWTVGVMLRSFTTGQFSTKWGIFSAAATLGALPIIALFYGFQGYFVGGTVSGGVKE